In candidate division WOR-3 bacterium, the sequence ACCGCTCCTTTTTACGATACCATTCCCGAAACCGGTGTTTACTACCTTGTTTTAGACAACAGCCATAACTTTACCGACTGTAGTTTCCGTGTAAACATTCGTCTGACCTCGCCCTGATTAAAACGAACGCCAGCCTAATTTTTCAAGCAAATCCATTAAAAGACCTACTGGCAACCCAATCACATTGAGGTAACAGCCCTGTATCCTTTTGACAAAAAGCCCTGCCCTGCCCTGAAGTGCATACCCACCGGCTTTGTCATAGGGCTCTTTTGTTTTGATATAGTCAATGATTTCCTTTTCGGTGAGTTTGCGGAAGGTGACATTGGTTGTCTCGGCACCCGTAAAGATTTTATATTCAGGTAACTTTATAATTGCAATTCCTGTAATAACTTGGTGGGTTTTATTAGAAAGAAGTTCTATCATCCGTCGGGCATCATTTTGGTCCTTGGGTTTGCCCAATATCCTTTGATTGACCACAACGATAGTATCAACTCCGAGCACAATTCCAGATTTTAGTTTACGAGCGCAGGAGAGCGCTTTGAGCAGGGCAAGGGTTGTGGCAAGCCTTTTCGGATTGGTTGTGGTGTTGATTGCCGGTTCTATAAATGAGGGTCTCAGGCAGGTGAATTTGATACCGAGCGATTTCAAGATGCTTTTGCGCCGGGGTGAGGTAGAGGCAAGAAGGATTTTCATCTCAGGGGAGAAATGTGCGGAAGGTGCTTTTGCCAAACTTCACATCAGGCAGTTTTTTTATCCTGACCTCAAAGTCATAGCGCCACTGTTTGCCCAAGCCCGAGAGGGTGGCAATTGCCTCCCAGCAATGGAGGTCGCGCCAGAGGTTGATGGAGTAGTCGGTGAGCTGGCCGGTGGCAAAGTTGTAGCCGATGGAGTTGAGGCTGAGCCGCCAGCCGGTATAGGAGAAGGAGACCGAACCGGTGAGCATGTTCTGATTTTTGCCCCAGGTGTGATTTAGCCGGCATTCAAAGCCCCTTGGATAGTCGCGGACGGTGTCGGTGCGCATATGGGACCAGAAAAGGGATGTGACTGTTGAATAGTCGTTCCCGAGGCGGAGTGATTCGGGTTGGAATGACAGATTGGCGTCGAGGTAGAGTTCATAACGATTGCGTGTGCCATTAGAGTCAACCTGCGGAAGGAAAATCAAGGGTCTGGTGCTGATGGTGGCATAAATTGGACTCAGGTCTTTACTCACAAGGTCATAGCGGCTGCTGAAGTTGACAGTGCCAATGTCAAACTTCCCTTTTCCTTTTGAGGTCTTTGCCTGAAAACCGTTGTTGATGTTAAAGGCGAGCATTGCGGCTGAAGGATAAAAAGGCGTCGGACGCCCAAACAAGCCTTGTGGGGTAATTTCCGGCTGGTAACTGAACTGGATGTTGGGAGAAAGGGTATGGAGGATGCCATCAAGGTTGAAGGTGCTGACGCCAAACACCCGGTAGAGATTAAAACCGGTGTTGATGGCGAGGTTGTAGCGAGGTTCAGGTGGTAGGGTATCAGTTAACTCATCTGATTGGGAAAATGCGAAGGCTTCGGCAGTGTTTAAAATGCCAAAAATCTTCTGGGAGGTGCTGACACTGAACTCGTGGTCAAGGTTTAAAGACGGCTTTCTTTCCTCGCCCCGATAGCGGGTGCGGGAGGAGGAGAGGATTAAACGGTCACTGATGTCCAGCCTGCCAAATGGTAGATCAGGGCTGGTGATAGAGAGATTGGCTGTTGGCACTAAACGGGTCTTGTGCAGGGTATCAACACCAAGGGAATCCGCCTTTTCTATGCGCCGCGAAAAGGCGAATACCGGGGAGATGTCCCAGTTTTTAGGCAAAGGGCGGGTGCCAAAGTTGAGGGACGCTGAGGGCAGAAGGGCATATTGGTAATGGCGCATATAATAAGTATGATTTTCACCCCTAATTGTTGCCCGACAGACCTTTTTGAACCGGTGGCTGAGTGCAGCATAGGAATAGACCTCCTGTTTAAGCCAGTCAAGCCGGTCTTCAGCGTAGTCAGGCGCATAGGCGGTGTCAGAGACAAGTTCAGTCTGGATGGCAAGGTTAGTTAATGGGGTGGGTTTAGTTTCGCTGGCGAGGTTGAAGCTGTAGCGCAGACGATTGGGGTTCTGAGGATCCCATGCTTCCCTGATGTAGGAACCTTGAATTGAACCGCGGGAATAGGGTTCAACAATATAGACCGCTTCGGTGCGGAATTGGATCCCTTTTTTAGTCATAATGTCGGTGATAAAGGTGGCATCAGCATAGTCATTGATGACCCAGTAATAGGAGATGTTTTTGGCATAATATCCTTGGTCTTTGGCGCTGCCGACTTTGAAGGGCATCAACCCGGATTTCCGCCTTGACGCCACGGGGATGAGCCAGAAGGGTGCTGCCAACAACGGCAATCGGTGTATTTTAAGTAATACCGGCTCGGTGATGGCGATATCATCCATAAAAAGTTTTACCCTTGGACCAAAAAAGGTGTAATGAGGTTTGGGCAGGTCACAGGTGGTGTAGTCGGCATAACGGGCATTAAGCACCTTTTCCTTAACCAGCCACACCTCTCGTGCAGAAAGAAAGCCGTTTTCCACTTGGGTACTGGCATTGCGCATCATTCCTTTCCGGGTGTCAACATTGTAATAGAGTTCTGTCCCAAAGACCTGTTCGGTTGTGGTCCGGAAAGTTACCGAATTATGGGCAGAGAGGATATGGGTTTTTACACTATAATTAATCGAGTCAGAACAGACCGACATATCACGATACCTGACCCACGCCGAGTCAAGTAGCACAACCTGTTCCTCCTGTGCGAGAAAG encodes:
- a CDS encoding Maf family protein, whose product is MKILLASTSPRRKSILKSLGIKFTCLRPSFIEPAINTTTNPKRLATTLALLKALSCARKLKSGIVLGVDTIVVVNQRILGKPKDQNDARRMIELLSNKTHQVITGIAIIKLPEYKIFTGAETTNVTFRKLTEKEIIDYIKTKEPYDKAGGYALQGRAGLFVKRIQGCYLNVIGLPVGLLMDLLEKLGWRSF
- a CDS encoding putative LPS assembly protein LptD, producing the protein MLIAIPDSLNQDIVYYGGKRAIFLAQEEQVVLLDSAWVRYRDMSVCSDSINYSVKTHILSAHNSVTFRTTTEQVFGTELYYNVDTRKGMMRNASTQVENGFLSAREVWLVKEKVLNARYADYTTCDLPKPHYTFFGPRVKLFMDDIAITEPVLLKIHRLPLLAAPFWLIPVASRRKSGLMPFKVGSAKDQGYYAKNISYYWVINDYADATFITDIMTKKGIQFRTEAVYIVEPYSRGSIQGSYIREAWDPQNPNRLRYSFNLASETKPTPLTNLAIQTELVSDTAYAPDYAEDRLDWLKQEVYSYAALSHRFKKVCRATIRGENHTYYMRHYQYALLPSASLNFGTRPLPKNWDISPVFAFSRRIEKADSLGVDTLHKTRLVPTANLSITSPDLPFGRLDISDRLILSSSRTRYRGEERKPSLNLDHEFSVSTSQKIFGILNTAEAFAFSQSDELTDTLPPEPRYNLAINTGFNLYRVFGVSTFNLDGILHTLSPNIQFSYQPEITPQGLFGRPTPFYPSAAMLAFNINNGFQAKTSKGKGKFDIGTVNFSSRYDLVSKDLSPIYATISTRPLIFLPQVDSNGTRNRYELYLDANLSFQPESLRLGNDYSTVTSLFWSHMRTDTVRDYPRGFECRLNHTWGKNQNMLTGSVSFSYTGWRLSLNSIGYNFATGQLTDYSINLWRDLHCWEAIATLSGLGKQWRYDFEVRIKKLPDVKFGKSTFRTFLP